One Nerophis ophidion isolate RoL-2023_Sa linkage group LG06, RoL_Noph_v1.0, whole genome shotgun sequence genomic region harbors:
- the dnase1l1l gene encoding deoxyribonuclease I-like 1-like, whose amino-acid sequence MRTAGLLLITGMCALNLAFSLKICAFNVQSFGEAKANNKKVMGVLMKIISRCDVCLIQEVRDSKGRALQALVKGLNRFDQSNSYSYVESERLGRKSYKEQYIYIYRNNVLQVKEQYQYSKQAQEGTNDTDVFSREPFIIRFHSPNTLMKDVVLIGQHTSPKTAMKEMDELYIVFKEIYRKWKTENAMILGDLNAACSYVTIKGWRAVRLRSDPKFLWLIGDEQDTTVREKTHCAYDRIIVHGRETISTIVPGSARPFNFKETFHLSEEEALEVSDHFPVEVELKPNHRYLLRNEL is encoded by the exons ATGAGGACCGCAGGCCTGCTGCTTATCACGGGGATGTGTGCGTTGAACCTGGCTTTTTCTCTAAAGATCTGCGCTTTTAACGTGCAGAGTTTTGGTGAAGCCAAagccaacaacaaaaaagttatGGGGGTTCTAATGAAG ATTATCTCCCGATGTGACGTGTGTCTCATTCAGGAGGTTCGGGACTCTAAAGGACGAGCATTGCAAGCCTTGGTTAAAGGTCTTAACAG GTTTGACCAATCAAACTCTTATTCCTATGTGGAAAGTGAGAGACTGGGAAGGAAGAGCTATAAGGAGCAGTACATCTACATTTACAG AAACAACGTGCTGCAGGTGAAGGAGCAGTATCAGTACTCTAAACAGGCGCAAGAGGGGACTAATGACACTGACGTCTTCTCCAGGGAGCCTTTCATCATTCGCTTTCACTCCCCAAACACAC tAATGAAGGATGTGGTCCTCATTGGCCAGCACACCAGTCCCAAAACGGCCATGAAGGAGATGGATGAACTTTATATCGTGTTCAAAGAGATCTACAGGAAATGGAAGACAGAG AACGCGATGATCTTAGGGGACCTGAACGCCGCGTGCAGCTACGTCACCATCAAGGGCTGGCGAGCCGTCCGTCTGAGAAGTGATCCCAAATTCCTTTGGCTGATTGGAGACGAGCAGGACACGACCGTCCGGGAAAAGACTCACTGTGCCTACGACAG GATTATTGTCCATGGCCGTGAGACTATTTCCACTATAGTCCCTGGGTCAGCTCGACCCTTCAACTTTAAAGAGACTTTCCATCTGTCAGAAGAGGAG GCCCTGGAGGTGAGCGATCATTTCCCCGTGGAGGTGGAACTGAAGCCAAACCATCGCTACCTCCTCCGCAATGAGCTGTAA